In one Modestobacter sp. L9-4 genomic region, the following are encoded:
- a CDS encoding aspartate ammonia-lyase, with translation MATETAGGDYRTEHDSMGEVRVPAWAKWRAQTQRAVENFPISGTPIERELIAALAAIKGAAAGVNASLGVLPADVAEAVSTAAAAVARGDWDDHFPIDVFQTGSGTSSNMNTNEVIATLATEALGSPVHPNDHVNASQSSNDVFPSAIHVAATGAIVRDLVPALEHLAASLERKAEEFATVVKSGRTHLMDATPVTLGQEFGGYAAAVRYGIERLHSSLPRIGELPLGGTAVGTGINTPPGFAAAIIERLAADQQLPLSEARNHFEAQSSRDALVEGSGQLKTIAVGLIKIVNDLRWMGSGPRTGLGEIALPDLQPGSSIMPGKVNPVIPEAVIQVGAQVIGNDAAITYAGTTGVFELNVTLPLMARNLLESIRLLANVSRLLADRCVDGIVADVEQCRTYAESSPSIVTPLNKYIGYEEAAIVAKQSLKEQKTIRQVVVERGYVEQGKLTEEQLDAALDVLSMTHP, from the coding sequence GTGGCCACCGAGACCGCCGGCGGGGACTACCGCACCGAGCACGACTCCATGGGCGAGGTCCGCGTGCCCGCCTGGGCCAAGTGGCGGGCCCAGACCCAGCGGGCCGTGGAGAACTTCCCGATCTCGGGCACCCCGATCGAGCGGGAGCTCATCGCCGCCCTCGCCGCGATCAAGGGCGCGGCCGCCGGCGTCAACGCCTCCCTCGGCGTCCTGCCCGCCGACGTGGCCGAGGCCGTCTCCACCGCCGCCGCCGCGGTGGCCCGCGGCGACTGGGACGACCACTTCCCCATCGACGTCTTCCAGACCGGCTCGGGCACGTCGAGCAACATGAACACCAACGAGGTCATCGCCACCCTGGCCACCGAGGCGCTCGGCTCCCCGGTGCACCCCAACGACCACGTCAACGCCTCGCAGTCCTCCAACGACGTCTTCCCCTCGGCGATCCACGTCGCCGCCACCGGCGCGATCGTGCGCGACCTGGTGCCGGCGCTGGAGCACCTGGCGGCCTCCCTGGAGCGCAAGGCCGAGGAGTTCGCCACCGTCGTCAAGAGCGGGCGCACCCACCTCATGGACGCCACCCCGGTGACCCTGGGCCAGGAGTTCGGCGGGTACGCCGCGGCGGTCCGCTACGGCATCGAGCGGCTGCACTCCTCGCTCCCCCGCATCGGCGAGCTGCCGCTGGGCGGCACGGCCGTGGGCACCGGCATCAACACCCCGCCCGGGTTCGCCGCCGCCATCATCGAGCGGCTGGCCGCCGACCAGCAGCTGCCGCTGTCCGAGGCCCGCAACCACTTCGAGGCGCAGAGCTCCCGCGACGCCCTGGTCGAGGGCTCCGGCCAGCTCAAGACCATCGCCGTCGGGCTCATCAAGATCGTCAACGACCTGCGCTGGATGGGCTCGGGCCCGCGCACCGGGCTCGGCGAGATCGCCCTGCCCGACCTGCAGCCGGGCAGCTCGATCATGCCGGGCAAGGTCAACCCGGTGATCCCCGAGGCGGTCATCCAGGTGGGCGCCCAGGTGATCGGCAACGACGCGGCGATCACCTACGCCGGCACCACCGGCGTCTTCGAGCTCAACGTCACGCTGCCGCTGATGGCCCGCAACCTGCTGGAGTCGATCCGGCTGCTGGCCAACGTCAGCCGGCTGCTGGCCGACCGCTGCGTCGACGGGATCGTCGCCGACGTCGAGCAGTGCCGCACCTATGCCGAGTCCTCCCCCTCCATCGTCACGCCGCTGAACAAGTACATCGGCTACGAGGAGGCGGCGATCGTGGCCAAGCAGTCGCTCAAGGAGCAGAAGACGATCCGCCAGGTCGTGGTGGAGCGTGGCTACGTCGAGCAGGGGAAGCTCACCGAGGAGCAGCTGGACGCCGCCCTCGACGTGCTGTCGATGACCCACCCCTGA
- the glpX gene encoding class II fructose-bisphosphatase, which translates to MSLPLPDGPLPTPSTRTPGRTRANPDRNLAMELVRVTEAGAMAAGRWVGRGDKNGGDGAAVDAMRAMIGTVRMDGVVVIGEGEKDEAPMLYNGEHVGDGQGGAFDVAVDPVDGTTLMAKGMPNAVSVLAVAYRGAMYDPSAVFYMDKIATGPAAADVVDITVPVAENVRRVAKAKGVAPRDVTVCVLDRPRHAQLVEEVRDAGARISFISDGDVAGAIAAAREGTGIDLLMGIGGTPEGIIAACALKCLGGALQGRLRPRDDAERQKALDAGHDLDRVLHIDDLVSGDVYFVATGITDGELLRGVRYRADGCTTQSLVMRSRSGTIRSIESLHSLEKLEQYAAVDFGSTS; encoded by the coding sequence GTGTCCCTGCCGCTGCCCGACGGCCCGCTGCCCACACCGTCCACCCGTACGCCCGGGCGCACCCGGGCCAACCCCGACCGCAACCTGGCCATGGAGCTGGTGCGGGTCACCGAGGCCGGGGCGATGGCCGCCGGCCGCTGGGTCGGCCGCGGGGACAAGAACGGCGGCGACGGCGCCGCGGTCGACGCGATGCGGGCGATGATCGGCACGGTCCGGATGGACGGCGTCGTGGTCATCGGCGAGGGTGAGAAGGACGAGGCGCCGATGCTCTACAACGGCGAGCACGTCGGTGACGGGCAGGGCGGGGCGTTCGACGTGGCCGTGGACCCGGTCGACGGCACGACGCTGATGGCCAAGGGCATGCCCAACGCCGTCTCCGTCCTGGCGGTGGCCTACCGCGGCGCCATGTACGACCCCTCGGCCGTCTTCTACATGGACAAGATCGCCACCGGCCCGGCCGCCGCCGACGTCGTCGACATCACCGTGCCGGTCGCGGAGAACGTCCGCCGGGTCGCCAAGGCCAAGGGCGTCGCCCCCCGCGACGTCACCGTCTGCGTCCTCGACCGGCCGCGGCACGCCCAGCTGGTGGAGGAGGTGCGCGACGCCGGCGCCCGGATCTCCTTCATCTCCGACGGCGACGTCGCCGGCGCGATCGCCGCGGCCCGCGAGGGCACCGGCATCGACCTGCTGATGGGCATCGGCGGCACCCCCGAGGGGATCATCGCCGCCTGCGCGCTCAAGTGCCTGGGCGGGGCGCTGCAGGGCCGGCTCCGTCCCCGGGACGACGCCGAGCGGCAGAAGGCCCTCGACGCCGGCCACGACCTGGACCGGGTGCTGCACATCGACGACCTGGTCTCCGGCGACGTCTACTTCGTGGCCACCGGCATCACCGACGGCGAGCTGCTGCGCGGCGTGCGGTACCGGGCCGACGGGTGCACCACGCAGTCGCTGGTGATGCGGTCGCGGTCGGGCACCATCCGCTCGATCGAGAGCCTGCACTCGCTGGAGAAGCTCGAGCAGTACGCCGCTGTCGACTTCGGCTCGACCAGCTGA
- a CDS encoding DUF4245 domain-containing protein, with translation MTDPGQPGQHPGGQTPSSPSGATSVGGPVAGGEPSAATQAQATSSSVQRMQRFTAANMLRSLGPLILICLVLVAFPAMRASESDPVRDVDTTSSERATAELARYPLLVPRGLPEGWRSTSVRTNAGSAQQGDPLTLQIGWFTPAEEYAAYVVSDDPREPALDDVLAGATDAGTQEIDGETWQRRTTARGETALTRDDEGATMLVTGSAGDDELTTLAASLEPYTP, from the coding sequence ATGACCGATCCCGGCCAGCCCGGTCAGCACCCCGGCGGGCAGACCCCCAGCAGCCCCTCCGGCGCGACCTCCGTCGGCGGGCCGGTGGCAGGCGGTGAGCCGTCCGCCGCCACGCAGGCGCAGGCCACGTCGTCCTCGGTGCAGCGGATGCAGCGCTTCACCGCCGCCAACATGCTGCGCTCGCTCGGGCCGCTGATCCTGATCTGCCTGGTGCTGGTGGCGTTCCCCGCGATGCGGGCCAGCGAGAGCGACCCGGTCCGCGACGTCGACACCACCAGCTCGGAGCGGGCGACGGCCGAGCTGGCCCGCTACCCGCTGCTGGTGCCGCGCGGGCTGCCGGAGGGCTGGCGGTCCACGAGCGTGCGCACCAACGCCGGGTCGGCACAGCAGGGCGACCCGCTGACCCTGCAGATCGGCTGGTTCACCCCGGCCGAGGAGTACGCCGCCTACGTGGTCAGCGACGACCCGCGGGAGCCCGCCCTCGACGACGTCCTCGCCGGGGCCACCGACGCGGGCACCCAGGAGATCGACGGCGAGACCTGGCAGCGGCGCACCACCGCGCGCGGCGAGACCGCCCTCACCCGGGACGACGAGGGCGCCACGATGCTCGTCACCGGCTCGGCCGGGGACGACGAGCTGACCACCCTCGCCGCCTCGCTGGAGCCCTACACGCCCTAG
- a CDS encoding exodeoxyribonuclease VII small subunit gives MSSTEEPTPEPTQTYEQAREELADVVRRLETGGLTLEESLSLWERGEQLAEVCQHWLDRARERLAAAAPTE, from the coding sequence GTGAGCAGCACCGAGGAGCCGACGCCCGAGCCGACCCAGACCTACGAGCAGGCCCGCGAGGAGCTCGCCGACGTGGTGCGCCGACTGGAGACCGGTGGGCTCACGCTGGAGGAGTCGCTGTCGCTGTGGGAGCGCGGCGAGCAGCTGGCCGAGGTGTGCCAGCACTGGCTGGACCGCGCCCGCGAGCGCCTGGCCGCCGCCGCGCCGACCGAGTGA
- the xseA gene encoding exodeoxyribonuclease VII large subunit, with protein MTSPSSPEQPWPVRTVSRKVAEWIGRLGEVWVEGQVAQLSRRGNAATVFLTLRDPAADLSIPVTCPRDVADRPGLELTEGARVVVRARPDYYVARGSFSLRATEIRAVGLGELLARIERIRRLLAAEGLFDAARKRPLPFAPAVVGVITGRESAAERDVLVTARRRWPAVRFTVHNCATQGPTAAESVIAGLRKLDADPAVEVIVIARGGGSVEDLLPFSDEGLVRAIAATRTPVVTAVGHETDTTMVDHVADVRAATPTDAAHRIVPEIGEQRRLVEGLRARARHLLGTRLDQQERWLEQVRSRPVFAEPQRLLAGRADDVSGLRSRATRTLTHRIEVADRDLAHARAQVTALSPAATLERGYAVVQRADGALVRDPAEVGDTEQLQVRVAGGRLPVRVDRAATGEDGTP; from the coding sequence GTGACGAGTCCCTCCTCCCCGGAGCAGCCGTGGCCGGTGCGCACGGTCTCCCGCAAGGTCGCCGAGTGGATCGGCCGGCTCGGTGAGGTGTGGGTCGAGGGCCAGGTCGCCCAGCTGTCCCGGCGCGGCAACGCCGCCACCGTCTTCCTCACCCTCCGCGACCCGGCCGCCGACCTGTCCATCCCGGTCACCTGCCCGCGGGACGTCGCCGACCGGCCCGGGCTGGAGCTCACCGAGGGCGCGCGCGTGGTCGTGCGCGCCCGGCCCGACTACTACGTGGCCCGCGGCTCCTTCTCCCTGCGCGCCACCGAGATCCGCGCCGTCGGCCTCGGCGAGCTGCTGGCCCGGATCGAGCGGATCCGCCGGCTGCTGGCCGCCGAGGGGCTCTTCGACGCCGCCCGCAAGCGCCCGCTGCCCTTCGCCCCCGCCGTCGTCGGGGTGATCACCGGCCGGGAGAGCGCCGCCGAGCGCGACGTGCTGGTCACCGCCCGACGCCGCTGGCCCGCCGTCCGGTTCACCGTGCACAACTGCGCCACCCAGGGCCCGACCGCCGCGGAGTCGGTGATCGCCGGGCTGCGCAAGCTGGACGCCGACCCCGCCGTCGAGGTGATCGTGATCGCCCGCGGCGGCGGCTCGGTCGAGGACCTGCTGCCCTTCTCCGACGAGGGCCTGGTGCGCGCCATCGCCGCCACCCGCACCCCGGTGGTCACCGCCGTCGGGCACGAGACGGACACGACGATGGTCGACCACGTCGCCGACGTCCGGGCGGCCACCCCGACCGACGCCGCGCACCGGATCGTGCCCGAGATCGGTGAGCAGCGGCGGCTGGTGGAGGGGCTGCGCGCCCGCGCCCGGCACCTGCTGGGCACCCGGCTGGACCAGCAGGAGCGCTGGCTGGAGCAGGTGCGCAGCCGTCCGGTGTTCGCCGAGCCCCAGCGCCTGCTCGCCGGCCGGGCCGACGACGTCAGCGGGCTGCGCAGCCGGGCCACCCGCACGCTCACCCACCGGATCGAGGTCGCCGACCGCGACCTGGCCCACGCCCGCGCGCAGGTGACCGCCCTGTCGCCCGCGGCGACCCTGGAGCGTGGCTACGCGGTGGTGCAGCGGGCCGACGGCGCGCTGGTGCGCGACCCCGCCGAGGTGGGCGACACCGAGCAGCTGCAGGTGCGTGTGGCCGGTGGACGGCTGCCGGTGCGCGTCGACCGGGCCGCCACCGGGGAGGATGGGACACCGTGA
- a CDS encoding M15 family metallopeptidase: protein MTDTNTSGGPRGRRRRSGPLRLLLGLLVLALAAGVVLVVRETRGSTPAPAAAASTAPTSSAAAASTAPTSSAATPTATASATPTPSSSAPAAPTFDRAQLSVDDPASAWVVVDKARPLDPIDYAPTDLVSVGGGYELRAEAAQAMQAMLAGAAADGLTVTVQSAYRSYDYQVGVFRAQVARFGEAQAEIQVARPGYSEHQTGLAADVGGGGCDIDRCFGRNDEGRWVAAHAAEYGYVVRYPDGKTDVTGFRYEPWHVRYVGVPLATELQRTGTATLEEFFGLPAAPDYVR from the coding sequence GTGACCGACACGAACACCTCCGGCGGGCCGCGGGGCCGACGACGGCGCAGCGGACCGCTGCGGCTGCTGCTCGGCCTGCTGGTGCTCGCGCTGGCCGCCGGCGTCGTCCTGGTGGTCCGGGAGACGCGCGGGTCCACCCCCGCCCCGGCGGCCGCGGCGAGCACGGCACCCACGTCCTCGGCGGCCGCAGCGAGCACGGCACCGACGTCCTCGGCGGCCACCCCGACCGCGACGGCGTCGGCCACCCCGACGCCGTCCTCGAGCGCCCCGGCCGCGCCGACGTTCGACCGGGCGCAGCTGTCCGTCGACGACCCGGCCAGCGCGTGGGTCGTCGTCGACAAGGCCCGGCCCCTGGACCCGATCGACTACGCCCCCACCGACCTGGTGTCGGTCGGCGGCGGCTACGAGCTGCGCGCCGAGGCCGCGCAGGCGATGCAGGCGATGCTCGCCGGCGCCGCGGCCGACGGGCTGACCGTCACGGTGCAGAGCGCCTACCGGTCCTACGACTACCAGGTGGGCGTGTTCCGGGCCCAGGTCGCCCGCTTCGGCGAGGCGCAGGCGGAGATCCAGGTCGCCCGCCCCGGCTACAGCGAGCACCAGACCGGGCTGGCTGCCGACGTCGGCGGCGGGGGCTGCGACATCGACCGGTGCTTCGGCCGGAACGACGAGGGCCGCTGGGTGGCCGCTCACGCCGCCGAGTACGGCTACGTCGTCCGGTACCCCGACGGCAAGACCGACGTCACCGGGTTCCGGTACGAGCCCTGGCACGTGCGCTACGTGGGCGTGCCGCTGGCCACCGAGCTGCAGCGCACCGGCACCGCGACCCTGGAGGAGTTCTTCGGCCTGCCCGCGGCGCCGGACTACGTGCGCTGA
- a CDS encoding 4-hydroxy-3-methylbut-2-enyl diphosphate reductase: protein MAEPRGRVLLADPRGYCAGVDRAVIAVEKALEIHGAPVYVRKQIVHNKHVVATLERRGAVFVDETDQVPEGAVVVFSAHGVSPAVKEQARERSLTTIDATCPLVTKVHMEAKRFAKDDYDILLIGHRGHEEVEGTMGEAPAHTQLVDDAEDIANVQVRDPEKVVWLSQTTLSVDETLSKVDSLKARFPGLQSPPSDDICYATQNRQQAVKQMAAECDLVLVVGSTNSSNSVRLVEVALEAGARDSHLVDFASEIDEAWLEGVQTVGLSSGASVPEILVSEVLDWLAARGYPDVETVKAAEERLVFALPHELKTRRAALAVDEKA, encoded by the coding sequence ATGGCTGAACCGCGCGGACGCGTCCTGCTGGCCGACCCCCGGGGCTACTGCGCCGGCGTCGACCGGGCGGTGATCGCGGTCGAGAAGGCGCTGGAGATCCACGGCGCGCCGGTCTACGTCCGCAAGCAGATCGTCCACAACAAGCACGTCGTGGCCACCCTGGAGCGCCGCGGCGCGGTGTTCGTCGATGAGACCGACCAGGTGCCCGAGGGCGCGGTCGTCGTCTTCAGCGCGCACGGGGTCTCCCCGGCGGTCAAGGAGCAGGCGCGCGAGCGCTCGCTGACCACGATCGACGCGACCTGCCCGCTGGTCACCAAGGTGCACATGGAGGCCAAGCGGTTCGCCAAGGACGACTACGACATCCTGCTGATCGGCCACCGCGGGCACGAGGAGGTCGAGGGCACGATGGGCGAGGCCCCGGCCCACACCCAGCTCGTGGACGACGCCGAGGACATCGCCAACGTGCAGGTGCGCGACCCGGAGAAGGTCGTCTGGCTGTCCCAGACCACGCTGTCGGTGGACGAGACGCTGTCCAAGGTCGACTCCCTCAAGGCCCGCTTCCCCGGTCTGCAGAGCCCGCCGAGTGACGACATCTGCTACGCCACCCAGAACCGGCAGCAGGCCGTGAAGCAGATGGCCGCCGAGTGCGACCTGGTGCTGGTCGTCGGCTCGACGAACTCCTCGAACTCGGTGCGGCTGGTCGAGGTGGCGCTGGAGGCCGGCGCCCGCGACTCGCACCTGGTCGACTTCGCCTCCGAGATCGACGAGGCCTGGCTCGAGGGCGTGCAGACCGTGGGCCTCAGCAGCGGTGCCTCGGTGCCGGAGATCCTGGTCAGCGAGGTGCTCGACTGGCTGGCCGCGCGCGGCTACCCGGACGTCGAGACGGTCAAGGCGGCCGAGGAGCGCCTGGTGTTCGCCCTGCCGCACGAGCTGAAGACCCGCCGCGCGGCCCTGGCGGTCGACGAGAAGGCCTGA
- a CDS encoding DUF6542 domain-containing protein — protein MPGDPRRSAHPGEQRRPAGPQAAPARDARRTSAPAGRRVEPAPGPRVHGAVAVLGALVVTLLAAGLDSFLGSGLGLLTVVALTLSSAAAGLVTRRRDLLTIVVAPPLLYVFVAVVNVALAPAATLSLPSLATLLVRGFPAMGIATGAAVVVALFRLATRR, from the coding sequence GTGCCCGGCGACCCCCGCCGGTCCGCCCACCCCGGTGAGCAGCGCCGTCCGGCAGGACCCCAGGCCGCGCCTGCCCGCGACGCGCGCCGTACCAGCGCCCCGGCCGGCCGCCGGGTCGAGCCGGCCCCGGGTCCGCGGGTGCACGGTGCGGTGGCGGTGCTCGGGGCCCTCGTGGTCACCCTGCTGGCCGCTGGCCTCGACTCGTTCCTGGGCTCGGGCCTGGGCCTGCTCACCGTCGTCGCGCTGACCCTGAGCTCGGCGGCCGCCGGGCTGGTCACCCGCCGGCGCGACCTGCTGACCATCGTGGTCGCCCCGCCGCTGCTCTACGTGTTCGTGGCGGTCGTCAACGTGGCGCTGGCCCCCGCGGCCACGCTCAGCCTGCCGTCCCTCGCCACCCTGCTGGTGCGGGGCTTCCCCGCGATGGGCATCGCCACCGGGGCCGCCGTCGTCGTCGCGCTCTTCCGGCTGGCCACCCGCCGCTGA
- a CDS encoding DNA recombination protein RmuC, with translation MDAASLLLGLLVGALLGVAITLGLVALRSRQPAAPDALEPVHESLDHLHRVLAGIERDRATAHGELREQVGTIGQTSALLRQETAALVTALRTPHVRGRWGELQLRRVVEVAGLLEHCDFVEQPAGTTPDGARVRPDLVVTLADGRQVIVDAKVPFTGYIEAVQATDQGVRAQRVADHARQLRAHVDELAARHYPSAFGSSAPFTVLFVPSDGFLTTALEAEPGLLEHGFARDVIIATPSTLLALLRTVAYSWRQERLAQDAAAVLEVGRTVHARLTTLSGHLTRLGSALGATLTRYNETLGSYERSVLVATRRFDDLGVAGSPVPAPSPVEGAVRVLRSVPDGEPAAGPDADPAGELADPGHTGADHLDRPRADDRRSGELRSGELRSGELPLPDFVVPGSSLPAVAVPLSDRPAVPAPARHAASWPGLDS, from the coding sequence ATGGACGCCGCCTCCCTGCTGCTCGGGCTCCTCGTCGGTGCGCTGCTGGGCGTGGCGATCACCCTCGGCCTGGTCGCGCTGCGCAGCCGGCAGCCCGCGGCACCCGACGCCCTGGAGCCGGTGCACGAGTCGCTGGACCACCTGCACCGGGTGCTCGCCGGCATCGAGCGCGACCGGGCCACCGCCCACGGCGAGCTGCGCGAGCAGGTCGGCACCATCGGCCAGACCTCGGCGCTGCTGCGCCAGGAGACCGCCGCGCTGGTCACGGCACTGCGCACCCCGCACGTGCGCGGCCGGTGGGGCGAGCTGCAGCTGCGCCGGGTGGTCGAGGTCGCCGGGCTCCTGGAGCACTGCGACTTCGTCGAGCAGCCCGCCGGCACCACCCCCGACGGCGCCCGGGTGCGCCCGGACCTGGTGGTCACCCTCGCCGACGGCCGGCAGGTGATCGTCGACGCCAAGGTGCCCTTCACCGGCTACATCGAGGCGGTGCAGGCCACCGACCAGGGGGTGCGCGCCCAGCGGGTGGCCGACCACGCCCGGCAGCTGCGCGCCCACGTCGACGAGCTCGCCGCCCGCCACTACCCCAGCGCCTTCGGCTCGTCGGCGCCCTTCACGGTGCTCTTCGTGCCCTCCGACGGCTTCCTCACCACCGCGCTGGAGGCCGAGCCGGGGCTGCTGGAGCACGGCTTCGCCCGCGACGTCATCATCGCCACCCCCAGCACGCTGCTCGCGCTGCTGCGCACGGTCGCCTACTCGTGGCGGCAGGAGCGGCTGGCCCAGGACGCGGCCGCGGTGCTCGAGGTCGGCCGCACCGTGCACGCCCGGCTGACCACCCTGTCCGGCCACCTGACCCGGCTGGGCTCGGCGCTGGGCGCCACCCTCACCCGCTACAACGAGACGCTCGGCTCCTACGAGCGGTCCGTCCTGGTGGCGACCCGCCGCTTCGACGACCTCGGGGTCGCCGGCAGCCCGGTCCCGGCCCCCTCCCCCGTCGAGGGCGCCGTGCGGGTGCTGCGCTCCGTGCCCGACGGCGAGCCCGCGGCCGGCCCGGACGCCGACCCCGCCGGCGAGCTGGCCGACCCCGGTCACACCGGCGCCGACCACCTCGACCGCCCGCGGGCCGACGACCGGCGGTCCGGTGAGCTGCGGTCCGGTGAGCTGCGGTCCGGTGAGCTGCCACTGCCCGACTTCGTGGTCCCCGGCAGCTCCCTCCCGGCCGTCGCCGTCCCGCTCAGCGACCGGCCCGCGGTCCCCGCGCCCGCACGCCACGCGGCGAGCTGGCCCGGCCTCGACAGCTGA
- a CDS encoding VOC family protein — translation MTEPLAQPRAIHHVRLTVTDIGRSKEFYRRLLGVDPVIDTSDQAGQPGVSEDPARYYGGCIFPVGDGLFGLRPVADAGDRFDSTRVGLDHVSLAVGSRADLVAAAGRLDAAGIEHGEVIDFADSGLSILSLQDPDDINLELVAPAS, via the coding sequence ATGACCGAGCCACTGGCCCAGCCCCGGGCCATCCACCACGTCCGCCTCACCGTCACCGACATCGGCCGGTCCAAGGAGTTCTACCGCCGGCTGCTGGGCGTCGACCCGGTCATCGACACCAGCGACCAGGCCGGGCAGCCCGGTGTGTCGGAGGACCCGGCGCGCTACTACGGCGGCTGCATCTTCCCGGTCGGTGACGGGCTGTTCGGCCTGCGCCCGGTCGCCGACGCCGGCGACCGGTTCGACTCGACGAGGGTCGGGCTGGACCACGTGAGCCTGGCCGTGGGCTCGCGCGCGGACCTGGTGGCCGCCGCGGGACGGCTGGACGCCGCCGGGATCGAGCACGGGGAGGTCATCGACTTCGCCGACTCCGGCCTGTCGATCCTGTCGCTGCAGGACCCCGACGACATCAACCTGGAGCTGGTCGCGCCGGCGTCCTGA
- a CDS encoding methylated-DNA--[protein]-cysteine S-methyltransferase produces the protein MSSTSSGTARYATVATPPGPFTVLVTAGPDGEDVVLASGWTDDVADLLPVVHRSLRPDGLERAESLPVLDVVTAFSDGDLTAIDAVPVRQRSGPFLTDAWEVLRTVPAGTPDTYAAFAARCGRPAAVRAAAGACARNAAALFVPCHRVLASGGGLGGFRWGTPVKRWLLDHEAAHAGS, from the coding sequence GTGAGCAGCACCTCCTCCGGCACCGCCCGCTACGCCACCGTCGCCACCCCGCCCGGCCCGTTCACGGTGCTGGTCACCGCCGGCCCGGACGGCGAGGACGTCGTCCTGGCCAGCGGCTGGACCGACGACGTGGCCGACCTGCTGCCCGTCGTGCACCGCTCGCTGCGGCCCGACGGGCTGGAGCGCGCCGAGTCGCTGCCGGTGCTCGACGTGGTCACCGCCTTCTCCGACGGCGACCTCACCGCCATCGACGCGGTCCCGGTGCGGCAGCGCTCCGGGCCCTTCCTGACCGACGCGTGGGAGGTCCTGCGCACCGTGCCGGCCGGCACGCCGGACACCTACGCCGCCTTCGCCGCCCGCTGCGGGCGCCCGGCGGCCGTGCGGGCCGCCGCCGGGGCCTGCGCGCGGAACGCCGCCGCGCTGTTCGTGCCCTGCCACCGGGTGCTGGCCAGCGGCGGCGGGCTCGGCGGCTTCCGCTGGGGCACGCCGGTCAAGCGCTGGCTGCTCGACCACGAGGCCGCGCACGCCGGCAGCTGA